From the genome of Rhodothermales bacterium, one region includes:
- a CDS encoding MFS transporter — MRLSTLDGVFATQYVTLTGGPLLVTFLLALGAADFEVGLVAALPLLGQLLQPLGAEAVRRRGGWRKPVVVAGAVADALLWALSAAAVVWIDRPTALLVVLGVLALQQIPTALVAVGWTSWISDLIPQRLRGRYFGARNVACNGLAAVTALAAGHLIGRSADPLPLYLIAIGVGVLARFASIAFLARQPEPRPAQPAEGGFFAQFAPPLRDPGFRRYVAYAALFGFAVQVASPFFTVFTIREAGFGPGTAMLLTAVSTGSNLLGQRVWGPLADRYGERQVLRAVGLAITLQPIWWLAAGPSAFGLGVMLAASFSGGFVWGGQALATGNLMMRLAPDSGKTSFFAVQAALVGVAGALGPLVGGALAEAVTAGLLGSVLPSTLKVVFVVSAALRLGGWMLLSRVPEPSARPHLRVAYIIRDTARTFNPMQGFSPLLHAFATASAGPKSLARRWRRLRRAHRTGAVR; from the coding sequence ATGCGCCTCAGCACGCTCGACGGCGTCTTCGCCACGCAGTACGTGACGCTGACGGGCGGACCGCTCCTCGTCACGTTCCTCCTCGCCCTCGGCGCGGCGGACTTCGAGGTCGGGCTCGTGGCGGCGCTCCCGCTCCTCGGCCAGCTCCTCCAACCCCTCGGTGCCGAAGCCGTCCGCCGTCGCGGGGGCTGGCGGAAGCCGGTCGTCGTAGCCGGCGCGGTGGCCGACGCGCTCCTCTGGGCCCTCAGCGCCGCCGCCGTCGTGTGGATCGACCGACCGACGGCGCTCCTCGTCGTGCTCGGCGTGCTCGCGCTCCAGCAGATCCCGACGGCCCTCGTCGCAGTAGGCTGGACGAGTTGGATCAGCGACCTCATCCCGCAGCGTCTGCGCGGGCGGTACTTCGGGGCGCGCAACGTCGCGTGCAACGGGCTCGCCGCCGTGACGGCCCTCGCCGCCGGCCACCTCATCGGCCGCTCCGCGGATCCCCTCCCGCTCTATCTCATCGCGATCGGCGTCGGGGTCCTGGCGCGATTCGCCAGCATCGCCTTCCTCGCGCGCCAGCCGGAGCCGCGCCCCGCGCAGCCGGCCGAGGGCGGGTTCTTCGCGCAGTTCGCCCCGCCCCTCCGCGACCCCGGCTTCCGCCGCTACGTCGCGTACGCGGCGCTCTTCGGGTTCGCCGTGCAGGTGGCCTCGCCGTTCTTCACCGTGTTCACGATCCGCGAGGCCGGCTTCGGTCCGGGCACGGCCATGCTGCTGACGGCGGTGAGCACGGGCTCGAACCTGCTCGGGCAGCGGGTGTGGGGGCCGCTGGCCGACCGCTACGGCGAGCGGCAGGTGCTCCGCGCCGTCGGGCTGGCGATCACGCTCCAACCCATCTGGTGGCTGGCGGCCGGCCCCTCGGCGTTCGGCCTCGGCGTGATGCTCGCGGCGAGCTTCAGCGGGGGGTTCGTGTGGGGCGGGCAGGCGCTCGCGACCGGCAACCTCATGATGCGGTTAGCCCCGGACTCCGGGAAGACCTCGTTCTTCGCCGTTCAGGCAGCCCTCGTCGGCGTGGCCGGAGCACTCGGCCCGCTCGTGGGAGGCGCGCTGGCCGAAGCCGTGACGGCGGGCCTGCTGGGCTCCGTGCTCCCATCCACGCTGAAGGTGGTGTTCGTCGTGAGCGCCGCGCTCCGGCTCGGGGGGTGGATGCTGCTGAGCCGGGTGCCGGAGCCGAGCGCGCGGCCCCACCTCCGCGTCGCCTACATCATCCGCGACACGGCCCGCACATTCAACCCGATGCAGGGGTTCAGCCCGCTCCTCCACGCCTTCGCCACGGCCTCGGCCGGGCCGAAGAGCCTCGCCCGCCGCTGGCGACGGCTCCGGCGCGCGCACCGCACCGGA
- the msrA gene encoding peptide-methionine (S)-S-oxide reductase MsrA, with translation MSDLSTATLGGGCFWCVEAVMQPLRGVHRVVSGYMGGSVDNPTYHAVCTGSTGHAEVVQVHFDPDVVSYRDLLYVFFATHDPTTLNRQGADTGTQYRSVVFTHDDEQRRVADEVIADLTEQNVFGRPIVTEVTEAETFFEAEAYHQDYFANNPRQPYCQAVIAPKVAKLRKHYLDRLKSEAA, from the coding sequence ATGTCTGATCTCTCCACGGCCACCCTCGGCGGCGGCTGCTTCTGGTGCGTCGAAGCCGTCATGCAGCCGCTGCGCGGCGTCCACCGCGTCGTCTCCGGTTACATGGGCGGCAGCGTCGACAACCCGACGTACCACGCCGTATGCACCGGCAGCACCGGCCACGCCGAAGTTGTGCAAGTCCATTTCGACCCCGACGTCGTGAGCTACCGCGACCTCCTGTACGTCTTCTTCGCCACGCACGACCCGACGACGCTGAACCGGCAGGGCGCCGACACCGGCACGCAATACCGCTCCGTCGTCTTCACGCATGACGACGAGCAGCGGCGCGTCGCCGACGAGGTCATCGCCGACCTCACCGAGCAGAACGTGTTCGGCCGCCCGATCGTGACCGAGGTGACGGAGGCGGAGACGTTCTTCGAGGCCGAGGCCTACCATCAGGACTACTTCGCCAACAACCCGCGCCAGCCGTACTGTCAGGCCGTCATCGCGCCGAAGGTGGCGAAGCTGCGCAAGCACTACCTCGACCGGCTGAAGTCGGAAGCGGCCTGA
- the ppc gene encoding phosphoenolpyruvate carboxylase, producing MSIPTALPGGLDVEAEGSGISAPLSRHVNLLGALLGRAVRERYGDATFDLIERLRALCRDADAGPQQLDEAARLVAEQPLERLSALLRAFTTFFHLVNKAEQLEILRINRERARSADAEHPRGESVAEVVHRLRAEGRSLDDVLALVGRLDIQPTLTAHPTEARRRSILYHQQRIAELLEGLRAADTTPAEEDALVREIENAIRLLLATDEIRPAAVTVEDEVRNGLYFVATSIWQTIPRIHADLRRSLRAEFGDEAEGADIPPFLRYRSWIGGDRDGNPRVTADVTAWTLRAHREDALRLHRRALDDLRLVLSVSDRQASGFDALRASIDADRALVDLDERRWRQNAHEPVRLKISLMEAKLDRLLAESQAPAAEPLAYSAADFRADLGLLAGALRAAGLDALADDGPLADLIVQAETFGFHLAALDLRQHSRVHEAAVADLLRLAGVEDDYAALGEDARLEVLAQELRNPRPLLPSGADLGKETRDVLDVLAVARRALDREPESIGSYIISMTDAVSDVLEVLLLLQEAGLWRMQRDGAVTCPVDVVPLLETIADLEHGEALLAKLFSHPIYVRQLVARGRMQEVMLGYSDSNKDGGYWQANWALHKAQGAISRVCHRFGLDLRLFHGRGGTVGRGGGRANQAIRAMPPESQSGRIRFTEQGEVISFRYALPGIARRHLEQIVHAQLGALADAPPADSPVFAGPTNDDRRAFMHTSARASMRAYRDLIDAPEFWPWYLAATPIEHIAGLPMASRPISRKAASEVDFDGLRAIPWVFAWTQPRYGVPGWYGVGTAFEEALGAGDVDVDRLRAIHAEWPFFQAVVANALREMARARLVIAARYAALADEPVHKRINAEFERTERALLAVAGQDDLLSHSPVIEKSIRLRNPYTDVLNLVQLELMQRWRGGGATGDDAEALREALFVSVNGIAAAMQSTG from the coding sequence GTGTCCATCCCCACCGCGCTCCCCGGCGGTCTCGATGTCGAGGCCGAAGGGTCCGGCATCTCCGCCCCGCTCTCCCGCCACGTCAACCTCCTCGGCGCGCTCCTCGGCCGTGCCGTCCGCGAGCGCTACGGCGACGCCACGTTCGACCTCATCGAACGGCTCCGCGCGCTCTGCCGCGACGCGGACGCGGGGCCGCAGCAGCTCGACGAGGCCGCGCGCCTCGTCGCCGAGCAGCCGCTGGAGCGGCTGAGCGCGCTGCTCCGCGCGTTTACGACGTTTTTCCACCTCGTCAACAAAGCCGAGCAGCTCGAAATCCTCCGCATCAACCGCGAGCGGGCGCGGTCCGCCGACGCCGAGCACCCGCGTGGCGAGTCCGTCGCCGAAGTCGTCCACCGGCTCCGTGCCGAGGGCCGCTCGCTCGACGACGTGCTCGCGCTCGTCGGCCGGCTCGACATCCAGCCGACGCTGACGGCGCACCCGACCGAGGCCCGCCGCCGCAGCATCCTCTACCACCAGCAGCGCATCGCCGAGCTCCTCGAAGGGCTCCGCGCGGCGGACACGACGCCGGCCGAAGAGGACGCGCTCGTGCGCGAGATCGAGAACGCGATCCGCCTCCTCCTCGCCACCGACGAGATCCGGCCCGCCGCCGTGACCGTCGAGGACGAGGTGCGGAATGGGCTCTACTTCGTCGCCACGAGCATCTGGCAGACGATCCCGCGCATCCACGCCGACCTCCGCCGCTCGCTCCGCGCCGAGTTCGGCGACGAGGCGGAGGGTGCCGATATCCCGCCGTTCCTCCGCTACCGCTCGTGGATCGGCGGCGACCGCGACGGGAATCCCCGCGTCACGGCCGACGTGACGGCGTGGACGCTGCGGGCCCACCGCGAGGACGCCCTCCGCCTCCACCGCCGCGCCCTCGACGACCTCCGCCTCGTCCTCTCCGTCTCCGACCGGCAGGCCAGCGGCTTCGACGCCCTCCGCGCATCCATCGACGCCGACCGCGCCCTCGTGGACCTCGACGAGCGGCGGTGGCGGCAGAACGCGCACGAGCCCGTGCGCCTAAAGATCTCGCTGATGGAGGCCAAGCTCGACCGGCTCCTCGCCGAGTCCCAGGCGCCCGCCGCCGAGCCGCTCGCCTACAGCGCCGCCGACTTCCGTGCCGACCTCGGCCTCCTCGCCGGCGCCCTCCGCGCCGCCGGGCTCGACGCGCTCGCCGACGACGGCCCGCTCGCCGACCTCATCGTGCAAGCCGAGACGTTCGGCTTCCACCTCGCCGCGCTCGACCTCCGCCAGCACAGCCGCGTCCACGAAGCCGCCGTCGCCGACCTCCTCCGCCTCGCCGGCGTCGAGGACGACTACGCCGCGCTCGGTGAGGACGCCCGGCTGGAGGTGCTGGCGCAGGAACTGCGAAACCCGCGCCCGCTCCTCCCGAGCGGGGCCGACCTCGGGAAGGAGACACGCGACGTGCTCGACGTGCTCGCGGTGGCGCGGCGCGCGCTCGACCGCGAGCCGGAGAGCATCGGCTCGTACATCATCTCGATGACCGACGCCGTGAGCGACGTGCTCGAAGTCCTCCTCCTGCTCCAAGAGGCGGGGCTGTGGCGGATGCAGCGCGACGGCGCCGTGACGTGCCCCGTCGATGTCGTTCCGCTCCTTGAAACGATCGCCGATCTGGAGCATGGCGAGGCCCTGCTCGCGAAGCTTTTCAGCCACCCGATCTACGTCCGCCAGCTCGTCGCGCGCGGGCGGATGCAGGAGGTGATGCTCGGCTACTCGGACTCGAACAAGGACGGCGGCTACTGGCAGGCGAACTGGGCGCTGCACAAGGCGCAGGGCGCGATCTCCCGCGTGTGTCACCGCTTCGGGCTCGACCTCCGGCTGTTCCACGGGCGAGGCGGGACCGTCGGGCGCGGCGGCGGCCGGGCGAACCAGGCGATCCGCGCGATGCCGCCCGAGTCGCAGAGCGGCCGGATCCGCTTCACCGAGCAGGGCGAAGTGATCTCGTTCCGCTACGCCCTCCCCGGCATCGCCCGGCGCCACCTCGAGCAGATCGTCCACGCCCAACTCGGCGCCCTCGCCGACGCGCCGCCCGCCGACTCCCCCGTCTTCGCCGGCCCGACAAATGACGACCGCCGCGCCTTCATGCACACGTCTGCCAGAGCGTCGATGCGTGCCTACCGCGATCTCATCGACGCGCCGGAGTTCTGGCCGTGGTACCTCGCTGCGACGCCCATCGAGCACATCGCCGGGCTCCCGATGGCCTCGCGCCCGATCTCGCGCAAGGCCGCCAGCGAGGTCGATTTCGACGGCCTCCGCGCGATCCCGTGGGTGTTCGCATGGACGCAGCCGCGCTACGGCGTTCCCGGCTGGTACGGCGTCGGGACGGCGTTCGAGGAAGCGCTCGGCGCGGGCGATGTGGACGTCGACCGGCTCCGCGCGATCCACGCCGAGTGGCCGTTCTTCCAGGCCGTCGTGGCGAACGCGCTCCGCGAGATGGCGCGGGCCCGCCTCGTGATTGCCGCCCGCTACGCCGCGCTCGCCGACGAGCCCGTGCACAAGCGCATCAACGCCGAGTTCGAGCGGACGGAGCGCGCGCTCCTCGCCGTCGCCGGGCAGGACGACTTGCTCAGCCACAGCCCCGTCATCGAGAAGTCGATCCGCTTGCGGAACCCGTACACCGACGTGTTGAACCTGGTCCAACTCGAACTCATGCAGCGCTGGCGCGGCGGTGGAGCCACGGGCGACGACGCCGAGGCGTTGCGCGAGGCGCTCTTCGTCTCCGTTAACGGCATCGCCGCCGCCATGCAGAGCACGGGGTAG
- a CDS encoding DEAD/DEAH box helicase, translating to MTTFHSLGLSDSLLRGVVDAGYTTPTPIQAAAIPTALSGRDLTGCAQTGTGKTAAFVLPMLDRLAANPSQAKRRPVRALVVAPTRELALQVEAAVRTYGKFTGLRSVAIFGGVGMGPQLQALQRGVDIVSATPGRLLDHIGRGTLDLSRVEVLVLDEADRMFDMGFINDVRKIVAKLPRERQTLLFSATMPPAIQELAASIQRKPEFVEVGQRRNPAESVTQYIYPVAQTQKMDLLLHVLQTEAVENVLVFSRTKHRANRITKKLEQRGFAAAAIHSNRSQNQRQRALADFKRGDVKVLVATDIAARGIDVDGISHVVNFDTPNMAEDYIHRIGRTGRADATGDALTFVSADEEDYLRNIEKHTGRRFERSTYADFDYTARGEAEPPPARSSNGRGGSSSRNGGRPKSQGGGQPKSKQRRRR from the coding sequence ATGACCACGTTCCACTCGCTCGGCCTCTCCGACTCCCTCCTTCGCGGCGTCGTCGACGCCGGCTACACCACGCCCACGCCGATCCAGGCAGCGGCGATTCCTACGGCCCTCTCCGGTAGAGATCTCACCGGCTGCGCGCAGACCGGAACCGGCAAGACCGCTGCCTTCGTGCTGCCGATGCTCGACCGTCTCGCGGCGAATCCTTCTCAGGCGAAGCGGCGGCCCGTCCGCGCCCTCGTCGTCGCCCCGACGCGCGAGCTCGCGCTGCAGGTCGAAGCGGCCGTCCGCACCTACGGCAAGTTCACGGGCCTCCGCAGCGTCGCCATCTTCGGCGGCGTCGGAATGGGGCCGCAACTCCAAGCCTTGCAGCGCGGCGTCGACATCGTCAGCGCGACGCCGGGCCGCCTGCTCGACCACATCGGGCGCGGTACGCTCGACCTCTCCCGTGTCGAGGTTCTCGTACTCGACGAGGCCGACCGGATGTTCGACATGGGCTTCATCAACGACGTGCGGAAGATCGTCGCGAAACTCCCGCGCGAGCGGCAGACGCTGCTGTTCTCGGCGACGATGCCGCCCGCGATTCAGGAGCTCGCCGCGAGCATCCAGCGCAAGCCCGAGTTCGTCGAGGTCGGCCAGCGGCGGAACCCGGCGGAGTCGGTCACGCAGTACATCTACCCCGTCGCGCAGACGCAGAAGATGGACCTCCTGCTCCACGTCCTCCAGACCGAGGCCGTCGAGAACGTGCTCGTGTTCTCGCGGACGAAGCACCGCGCCAACCGGATCACGAAGAAGCTCGAGCAGCGCGGCTTCGCTGCCGCCGCGATTCACTCGAACCGCTCGCAGAACCAGCGCCAGCGCGCCCTCGCCGACTTCAAGCGCGGCGACGTCAAAGTCCTTGTGGCTACCGACATCGCCGCCCGTGGGATCGATGTGGACGGGATCTCGCACGTGGTCAACTTCGACACGCCGAACATGGCCGAGGATTACATCCACCGCATCGGCCGCACCGGCCGCGCCGACGCCACGGGCGACGCGCTCACGTTCGTCTCGGCCGACGAGGAGGACTACCTCCGCAACATCGAGAAGCACACCGGCCGCCGCTTCGAGCGCAGCACCTACGCCGACTTCGACTACACCGCGCGCGGCGAGGCCGAGCCGCCCCCGGCTCGCTCCAGCAACGGGCGCGGCGGATCGTCCTCCCGCAACGGGGGCCGTCCAAAGTCGCAGGGCGGCGGGCAGCCGAAGTCGAAGCAGCGCCGCCGGCGGTAG